In the genome of Myxococcus stipitatus, one region contains:
- a CDS encoding heavy metal translocating P-type ATPase, which translates to MSEQKNRSPQDPHVHGPECKHDPGHGDGPSLAAGKSTAAKPRFKDLKVVGTKSADTHVHGPGCNHDHGHDHAHAHGDGHAHAHGESCDHDHGGHGHHHAKPKRVRPPGYRAAEGGGVALQLDLEGALPGETDDLGRFQKLEAALEAQHGVIDVHLRRDQGYPEICLHYNPGLVSAATLLATAQRTGAQVAKRYKGHTWFVRGMTSADSATAIEHGLGKLTGVLSANVAYASERLVVEYDSEAVSLKDLEAQAKALGYTLEVPSHGHACSHHAHGGGLAPLLEMPLVVAAGVLLVGGWALEHFLPALTWAPTAAWALSIVSGGFFAIRGSVKSLLQLRIDIETMMVVAALGAAVLGSWFEGAFLLFLFSAGHALEHRAMDRARRSIESLGALRPEVARVRRGGELVEVPVAQVLRGDRVVVRPGDRVPLDGIIREGKSSLEQAAITGESMPVPKQPGDEVFSGTVNCEALLEVEVTRLSSESVLARVVDMVAEAEAQKGPNQRFAQRLERTFAPLVMIGAVIFPVVLVLLGTPFKEAILRAVSLLVAASPCALAISTPSAVLSAVAAAARGGVLIKGGIYLELLGKVNAIAFDKTGTLTVGRPKLLSTSPMDGVTEEELLGTAASVEALSAHPLAHAIVEAAASRGLKPAAGTDMEAIHGKGLRAKVGDTVVSVGNLALFDGENVPEDIRARVDRLEEAGQTTMVVRGGGRYLGVLGVADTVRSGARHVISTLKQQGIARTVMLSGDNSRVAKSIAAQVGLDEARAPLMPADKVTAVREMGRSGSVAMVGDGVNDAPALAAAAVGVAMGGAGSDAALETADVVLMSDDLSRLPFAVSLARQATAVMKQNLVIALGVSGVLIVATLLGLTKISHAVVLHEGSTLLVVANGLRLLALRPKVLGSTPLPSMEISPEPRS; encoded by the coding sequence ATGTCCGAACAGAAGAATCGCAGCCCCCAGGACCCCCACGTCCACGGTCCAGAGTGCAAGCATGACCCCGGGCATGGCGACGGGCCGTCTCTCGCGGCGGGGAAGTCCACCGCCGCGAAGCCCCGGTTCAAGGACCTGAAGGTCGTCGGCACCAAGAGCGCGGACACCCACGTCCACGGCCCGGGGTGCAATCACGACCACGGACATGACCACGCCCACGCTCATGGCGATGGGCATGCACACGCGCATGGCGAGAGCTGTGACCACGACCACGGCGGTCACGGCCATCATCACGCGAAGCCGAAGCGTGTCCGTCCGCCCGGCTATCGCGCGGCCGAGGGCGGCGGCGTGGCCCTCCAGCTCGACCTGGAGGGTGCGCTCCCGGGCGAGACGGACGACCTGGGGAGGTTCCAGAAGCTGGAGGCCGCGCTCGAGGCCCAGCACGGCGTCATCGACGTCCACCTGCGCCGGGACCAGGGCTACCCGGAGATCTGCCTCCACTACAACCCGGGGCTGGTGAGCGCGGCCACGCTGCTCGCGACAGCGCAGCGCACGGGCGCGCAGGTGGCGAAGCGGTACAAGGGCCACACCTGGTTCGTGCGAGGGATGACCTCGGCGGACTCGGCGACGGCCATCGAGCATGGGCTCGGCAAGCTGACGGGGGTGCTGTCCGCGAACGTGGCCTATGCCAGCGAGCGGCTCGTCGTCGAGTACGACAGCGAGGCGGTCTCCCTGAAGGACCTCGAGGCCCAGGCGAAGGCCCTGGGCTACACGCTGGAGGTCCCCAGCCACGGGCACGCGTGCTCGCACCATGCCCACGGCGGTGGCCTGGCGCCGCTGCTGGAGATGCCGCTGGTGGTCGCCGCGGGTGTGCTGCTCGTGGGCGGCTGGGCGCTGGAGCACTTCCTCCCCGCCCTCACCTGGGCGCCCACCGCCGCGTGGGCGCTGTCCATCGTGAGCGGCGGGTTCTTCGCCATCCGGGGCTCGGTGAAGTCGCTGCTCCAGCTGCGCATCGACATCGAGACGATGATGGTCGTCGCGGCCCTGGGCGCCGCGGTGCTGGGCTCCTGGTTCGAGGGCGCCTTCCTCCTCTTCCTCTTCAGCGCGGGCCATGCGCTGGAGCACCGGGCGATGGACCGCGCGCGGCGCTCCATCGAGTCGCTGGGGGCGCTGCGTCCCGAAGTGGCGCGGGTGCGCCGAGGCGGCGAGCTGGTCGAGGTCCCCGTGGCGCAGGTGCTCCGAGGCGACCGCGTCGTCGTCCGTCCAGGCGACCGCGTCCCGCTCGACGGCATCATCCGCGAGGGCAAGAGCTCGCTGGAGCAGGCCGCCATCACCGGCGAGTCGATGCCCGTCCCCAAGCAGCCCGGGGATGAGGTGTTCTCCGGCACGGTGAACTGCGAGGCGCTCCTCGAGGTGGAGGTCACCCGGCTCTCCTCGGAGTCGGTGCTCGCGCGCGTGGTGGACATGGTGGCCGAGGCCGAGGCCCAGAAGGGCCCCAACCAGCGCTTCGCCCAGCGGCTGGAGCGGACCTTCGCGCCGCTGGTGATGATTGGCGCGGTCATCTTCCCCGTGGTGCTCGTGCTCCTGGGCACCCCCTTCAAGGAAGCGATTCTCCGCGCGGTGTCGCTGCTCGTGGCCGCGTCGCCCTGTGCGCTCGCCATCTCCACGCCGTCGGCCGTGCTGTCCGCCGTGGCCGCGGCGGCGCGCGGCGGCGTGCTCATCAAGGGCGGCATCTACCTGGAGCTGCTCGGCAAGGTGAACGCCATCGCGTTCGACAAGACGGGCACGCTGACGGTGGGCAGGCCGAAGCTGCTCAGCACCTCGCCCATGGACGGCGTGACGGAGGAGGAGCTGCTGGGCACGGCGGCCTCGGTGGAGGCGCTCTCCGCGCACCCCTTGGCCCACGCCATCGTGGAAGCGGCGGCCTCGCGAGGGCTCAAGCCCGCGGCTGGCACCGACATGGAGGCCATCCACGGCAAGGGCCTGCGCGCGAAGGTCGGCGACACGGTGGTCTCCGTGGGCAACCTCGCGCTCTTCGACGGCGAGAACGTCCCCGAGGACATCCGGGCGCGGGTCGACCGGCTGGAAGAAGCAGGACAGACGACGATGGTGGTGCGCGGCGGGGGCCGATACCTCGGCGTGCTCGGGGTGGCGGACACGGTGCGCTCGGGGGCGCGGCATGTCATCTCCACGCTCAAGCAGCAGGGGATTGCGCGCACGGTGATGCTGTCGGGCGACAACTCGCGCGTGGCGAAGTCCATCGCGGCGCAGGTGGGGCTGGACGAGGCTCGGGCGCCGCTGATGCCCGCCGACAAGGTGACGGCGGTCCGGGAGATGGGGCGCTCGGGCTCGGTGGCGATGGTGGGCGACGGCGTCAACGACGCTCCGGCCCTGGCCGCCGCGGCGGTGGGCGTGGCCATGGGCGGCGCGGGCTCGGACGCGGCGCTGGAGACGGCGGACGTGGTGCTGATGAGCGATGACCTGTCGCGGCTGCCCTTCGCGGTGAGCCTGGCGCGTCAGGCCACGGCGGTGATGAAGCAGAACCTGGTCATCGCGCTGGGCGTCAGCGGTGTGCTCATCGTCGCGACACTCCTGGGCCTCACGAAAATCAGCCACGCGGTGGTGCTGCACGAAGGCAGCACGCTGCTCGTGGTGGCCAACGGCCTACGGCTGCTCGCGCTCCGGCCCAAGGTCCTGGGCTCCACGCCGCTTCCCTCCATGGAAATCTCCCCGGAGCCCCGCTCATGA